A single window of Nicotiana sylvestris chromosome 5, ASM39365v2, whole genome shotgun sequence DNA harbors:
- the LOC138868800 gene encoding uncharacterized protein — protein MAPKDPNAAKVRKAVNAPKAPRQPILPPSPYVPAPPPTRPGQKYFKFRDCMKLVHCLCLSRIFTNDRDSISFKIFGYDVSFTLENFHIMWGLRITVHNVEKPINRESNILKRYFGKSKGMTLKDIRDFMTRNEIPKNVVNHRHVCESDDDVVKLMKILVVESILFGKKFESSVMEEYASIVEDDKVCAEYPWGNVAYEKLIYSLNHALDKQNKVRSTEYKVGGFPYPLCAWFFEYFPYIREKYIREDEYLDTPQVLDIIPTEEELNSMPLTGQLPRSRIRSKVVNAVPSTGESPRSLSRSKEANRTPVIGQSPCSRSQSKEANQTPFIGESSRAQSCSNRSTTEFDDNELLDTICFRVTMEVQRHAEKERSTIVKEVFDKFQKDKRSAIVDAVFVKVKEYFDMKFEQLFKIVNKSNGIDDVNFDMSNHREYDKMNECYEHLLDINVVDDVSHKVVDANATREEVAFEGDQHVQEQVEEERSSADRLSRDGNEEEKLSIENVGSKHGADNQVVYSEEHVAHDVSHKVADDNATCKEAAVEGNEHVQQ, from the exons ATGGCACCTAAAGATCCTAATGCAGCTAAAGTACGCAAAGCAGTTAATGCACCTAAAGCACCTAGACAACCTATATTACCCCCAAGTCCTTATGTCCCTGCTCCTCCACCTACAAGACCAGGGCAAAAATATTTTAAGTTTCGAGATTG CATGAAGTTGGTTCATTGTCTGTGTCTTTCTCGAATATTCACCAATGATCGAGACTCCattagtttcaagatttttggcTATGATGTTTCCTTCACCCTTGAAAACTTTCACATTATGTGGGGTTTGCGGATCACAGTACATAATGTTGAAAAACCAATTAATCGAGAGAGCAATATTCTGAAGCGTTATTTTGGTAAGTCCAAGGGTATGACTTTGAAAGATATTCGAGATTTTATGactcggaatgaaattccaaagAATGTTGTGAATCACCGTCACGTATGCGAgagtgatgatgatgttgtgaagCTTATGAAAATTCTTGTTGTAGAGTCTATTTTGTTTGGAAAAAAGTTTGAGTCATCTGTGATGGAGGAGTATGCATCTATTGTTGAAGATGATAAGGTTTGTGCTGAATATCCTTGGGGTAATGTAGCTTATGAGAAGCTCATTTACTCACTGAATCATGCATTGGACAAGCAGAACAAAGTACGTTCAACTGAGTATAAAGTTGGTGGATTTCCATATCCGTTATGTGCTTGGTTCTTTGAGTACTTCCCATATATTCGGGAGAAGTATATAAGAGAGGATGAGTACCTTGATACCCCTCAA GTATTGGATATAATTCCTACAGAAGAAGAATTGAATTCAATGCCTTTAACTGGACAATTACCGCGCAGCCGGATTCGTTCAAAGGTAGTTAATGCAGTTCCTTCAACTGGTGAATCACCACGTAGTctgagtcgatcaaaagaagcgAATCGAACTCCTGTTATTGGCCAATCACCATGTAGTCGGAGTCAATCAAAAGAAGCGAATCAAACTCCTTTTATTGGCGAATCATctcgtgcccagagttgttctaaccGTTCTACAACTGAGTTTGATGACAATGAATTACTCGACACAATATGTTTT AGGGTAACGATGGAGGTTCAAAGGCatgcagaaaaagaaagaagcacgATCGTCAAAGAAGTTTTCGATAAATTTCAAAAGGATAAGCGATCTGCTATTGTGGATGCGGTTTTTGTAAAAGTGAAG GAATATTTCGATATGAAGTTTGAACAGTTGTTTAAGATTGTCAACAAATCAAATGGAATAGACGATGTCAATTTTGATATGAGTAACCATCGAGAATATGATAAGATGAACGAGTGTTACGAACATCTATTGGATATTAATGTTGTTGATGATGTGTCGCATAAAGTCGTAGATGCAAATGCTACACGTGAGGAAGTGGCTTTTGAAGGCGACCAACATgttcaagaacaagttgaagaggaACGTTCCAGTGCTGATAGATTGAGCAGAGAtggaaatgaagaagaaaagttaTCAATTGAGAATGTTGGAAGCAAGCATGGTGCAGATAATCAAGTTGTTTATTCTGAAGAACATGTTGCTCATGATGTATCGCATAAAGTCGCAGATGATAATGCTACATGTAAGGAAGCGGCCGTTGAAGGCAATGAACATGTTCAACAATAA